A section of the Rhizobium sp. BG4 genome encodes:
- a CDS encoding AAA family ATPase, whose product MRLRSMFAQNYRSLRSIRMDLADTTLFLGENGVGKSNLYRALQLVQAAVRGRLAHELAAEGGMLSALWSGTRRKSDGPARIRLEVEILDEERAVTFRYHVEAGLRPPTAAAGFPLEPQVKAEELTVETGRRAVTMMKRSGPGIFVRDGDGRMQEHPEEALTSETAIALLGDAGNFPEVAAFRRIVSNWRFFHGFRTDRASPLRHPCLAVTGPMLDEDGANLAAVFATLVHTRQDTVELDRILGSALGGAQLVVPEPGETAEFGLKLPDFPHRIFQPRELSDGQIRFLGLAAALLSYRLPPLIALNEPEASLHPDMLGPLADMIAEASKTSQVWIVTHSAQLAEAVRERCGLRPRKVIRENGATWIEGMRLTGVISGEEDDDD is encoded by the coding sequence ATGCGTCTTCGCTCGATGTTTGCCCAGAATTACCGCTCGCTGCGCTCGATCCGCATGGATCTGGCGGATACGACGCTGTTTCTCGGCGAGAACGGCGTCGGCAAATCCAATCTCTATCGCGCGCTGCAGCTGGTGCAGGCGGCCGTGCGCGGGCGGCTGGCGCACGAGCTGGCGGCGGAGGGCGGCATGCTCTCGGCGCTCTGGTCCGGCACGCGGCGCAAGTCCGATGGGCCGGCGCGGATCCGGCTTGAAGTCGAAATCCTTGATGAAGAGAGGGCGGTCACTTTCCGCTATCATGTCGAAGCGGGATTGCGGCCGCCAACGGCCGCCGCTGGCTTTCCGCTCGAGCCGCAGGTGAAGGCCGAGGAGCTGACGGTCGAGACCGGCCGCCGGGCCGTGACGATGATGAAGCGATCCGGTCCCGGCATTTTCGTGCGGGACGGCGACGGGCGGATGCAGGAGCATCCCGAGGAGGCGCTGACATCCGAGACGGCAATCGCGCTGCTCGGCGATGCCGGCAATTTCCCTGAGGTCGCCGCCTTCCGGCGCATCGTCAGCAACTGGCGATTCTTCCATGGTTTCCGCACCGACCGCGCCTCGCCGCTGCGCCATCCCTGCCTTGCCGTCACTGGGCCGATGCTGGATGAGGATGGGGCCAATCTGGCGGCCGTCTTTGCGACGCTCGTGCATACCAGGCAGGATACGGTCGAGCTCGATCGCATCTTGGGTTCCGCCCTCGGCGGCGCGCAGCTGGTCGTGCCGGAACCGGGCGAGACGGCGGAGTTCGGGTTGAAGCTGCCGGATTTTCCGCATCGGATCTTTCAGCCGCGGGAGCTGTCGGACGGGCAGATCCGGTTTCTCGGCCTCGCCGCCGCACTCCTCTCCTACCGGCTGCCGCCGCTGATCGCGCTCAACGAGCCGGAAGCCAGCCTGCATCCGGATATGCTGGGGCCGCTGGCAGATATGATCGCTGAGGCCTCGAAGACCAGCCAGGTGTGGATCGTCACGCATTCGGCGCAGCTCGCCGAAGCCGTCCGTGAGCGATGCGGCCTGCGTCCGCGCAAGGTGATCCGCGAGAACGGCGCGACCTGGATCGAGGGCATGCGGCTGACGGGCGTGATCTCGGGTGAAGAGGACGATGACGACTAG
- a CDS encoding primosomal protein N', with translation MSTDSSDLFGALFETPPATRTVPVLVPLPAPRPYSYSVPEGMAVEPGSVVQVPLGPRQVIGVVWDGGEDGVDPKKLRPISHVFDCPPLTKEMRDFIDWVSAYTLSPPGLVARMALRAPNAFEPEPMVEGLRFIGGEPERMTPARARVLERASDGVSWTRTGLAHAAGVSTSVVDGLISQGIFETIFLPPPPVVAKPDPDFAASRLAGPQKDAAEDILGEVRNGAFAVSLIDGVTGSGKTEVYFEAIAETLRRGKQVLILLPEIALTASFLERFQDRFGAKPAEWHSDLAPRIREKVWRQAVTGEVRVVAGARSALFLPFEDLGLIIVDEEHDPAYKQEDRVYYNARDMAVVRARIGDFPIVLVSATPSVESQVNGQSGRYTTIHLPTRFGDAALPDLHLVDMRRHAPERGGFLSPVLIRAIGKTIEKKEQALLFLNRRGYAPLTLCRVCGHRFQCPQCSSWLVEHRFRSQLQCHQCGYTERTPEACPECGTLDHLVACGPGVERIAEEVERHFPDARTIVLSSDITGGVKRLRLELDAIAKGEADIVIGTQLVAKGHNFPLMTLVGIVDADLGLANGDPRAAERTFQLLSQVTGRAGRTGLKSHGLLQTYQPQHPVMQAIVSGDAGAFYEREITERERAILPPFGRLASIIVSAETRQDAESHARGIRSSAPQVSGISVLGPAEAPLAIVRGRHRFRLLVHGRRNSDMQAFLKTMLAQAPKERGSVQVQLDIDPQSFL, from the coding sequence ATGAGCACAGATTCGTCCGATCTCTTTGGCGCATTGTTCGAGACGCCACCGGCAACCCGCACGGTTCCGGTGCTCGTACCCTTGCCTGCGCCGCGGCCCTATTCCTATTCCGTGCCGGAAGGCATGGCCGTCGAGCCCGGTTCGGTCGTGCAGGTGCCGCTCGGGCCGCGCCAGGTGATCGGCGTCGTCTGGGATGGCGGCGAGGATGGCGTCGATCCGAAGAAGCTGCGGCCGATCAGCCACGTCTTCGATTGCCCGCCGCTGACCAAGGAGATGCGCGATTTCATCGACTGGGTATCGGCCTATACGCTCTCGCCGCCCGGTCTCGTGGCGCGCATGGCGCTGAGGGCTCCGAATGCGTTCGAGCCAGAGCCGATGGTCGAAGGCCTGCGCTTCATCGGCGGCGAACCGGAGCGGATGACGCCGGCGCGCGCTCGCGTGCTCGAGCGGGCCTCCGATGGCGTTTCCTGGACGCGGACGGGGCTTGCCCATGCCGCCGGGGTCTCGACCAGCGTCGTCGACGGCCTGATCAGCCAGGGGATTTTCGAAACGATCTTCCTGCCGCCGCCACCTGTCGTCGCAAAGCCGGATCCTGATTTTGCCGCCTCGCGATTGGCCGGCCCGCAGAAGGATGCGGCGGAGGATATTCTCGGCGAGGTGCGCAATGGCGCCTTCGCCGTATCGCTGATCGACGGTGTTACCGGTTCGGGCAAGACCGAGGTCTATTTCGAAGCGATCGCGGAGACGCTCAGGCGCGGCAAGCAGGTGCTGATCCTGCTGCCCGAGATCGCGCTGACGGCGAGTTTCCTCGAGCGTTTTCAGGATCGCTTTGGTGCCAAGCCTGCCGAATGGCATTCCGATCTGGCGCCGCGTATCCGCGAGAAGGTCTGGCGGCAGGCTGTTACCGGCGAGGTGCGTGTCGTCGCCGGTGCGCGTTCGGCGCTCTTCCTGCCGTTCGAAGATCTCGGCCTGATCATCGTCGATGAAGAGCATGACCCTGCCTACAAGCAGGAGGACCGCGTCTATTACAATGCCCGCGACATGGCCGTCGTGCGGGCGCGGATCGGTGATTTTCCGATCGTGCTGGTATCTGCAACGCCGTCGGTCGAGAGCCAGGTCAACGGCCAGAGCGGTCGCTATACGACGATCCATCTGCCGACGCGCTTCGGCGATGCGGCGCTGCCGGATCTGCATCTCGTCGATATGCGCCGTCATGCGCCGGAGCGCGGCGGCTTCCTGTCACCGGTACTGATCCGGGCGATCGGCAAGACGATCGAGAAGAAGGAGCAAGCACTGCTCTTTCTCAACCGGCGTGGCTATGCGCCGTTGACGCTTTGCCGCGTCTGCGGGCATCGCTTCCAGTGCCCGCAATGTTCGAGCTGGCTGGTCGAGCATCGCTTCCGCAGCCAGCTGCAATGCCATCAGTGCGGCTATACCGAGCGCACACCCGAAGCTTGCCCGGAATGCGGCACGCTCGATCATCTGGTCGCCTGCGGCCCCGGCGTCGAGCGCATCGCCGAAGAGGTCGAGCGGCATTTCCCGGATGCACGAACGATCGTCCTGTCATCCGATATTACCGGCGGCGTGAAGCGGCTTCGTCTTGAGCTCGATGCCATCGCCAAGGGCGAGGCTGATATCGTCATCGGCACGCAGCTCGTCGCCAAGGGGCATAACTTTCCGTTGATGACGCTGGTCGGGATCGTCGATGCGGACCTCGGGCTGGCGAATGGCGATCCGCGCGCCGCGGAGCGCACCTTCCAGCTGCTCTCGCAGGTGACCGGCCGCGCCGGGCGAACCGGTTTGAAGAGCCATGGTCTATTGCAGACCTACCAGCCGCAGCATCCCGTGATGCAGGCGATCGTTTCAGGTGATGCCGGGGCCTTCTACGAGCGGGAGATTACCGAGCGCGAGCGGGCGATCCTGCCGCCCTTCGGCCGGCTGGCCTCGATCATCGTCTCGGCCGAGACCCGCCAGGACGCGGAAAGCCATGCGCGCGGCATTCGCAGTTCGGCGCCGCAGGTGTCGGGCATTTCGGTGCTGGGTCCGGCTGAAGCGCCGCTGGCGATCGTGCGCGGCCGCCACCGTTTCCGCCTGCTGGTCCACGGCCGGCGCAATTCCGATATGCAGGCGTTCCTGAAAACCATGCTGGCGCAAGCGCCGAAGGAGCGGGGCTCTGTTCAGGTTCAGCTGGATATCGATCCGCAGAGCTTCCTTTAA
- a CDS encoding DUF4345 domain-containing protein, translated as MEFYFPETFGEQLAFCCAAFTAAAGFVIMFAPGYAMKLFGLAPRGERRDGYAEQRSVGGFYLGFGLAAIMLAQDFIYMALGAAFAMAFFARVISLLSDKGSAIINYLLLVVQAVLAAVPLAYSFGFFAT; from the coding sequence ATGGAGTTCTATTTTCCGGAAACCTTCGGCGAGCAGCTGGCATTCTGCTGCGCGGCATTCACGGCGGCCGCGGGCTTCGTCATCATGTTCGCGCCCGGTTACGCCATGAAGCTCTTCGGTCTCGCGCCGCGCGGCGAGCGGCGGGATGGTTATGCGGAGCAGCGCTCGGTCGGCGGCTTCTATCTCGGCTTCGGTCTGGCGGCGATCATGCTCGCCCAGGACTTCATCTACATGGCGCTCGGCGCCGCCTTCGCGATGGCATTTTTTGCCCGCGTCATCTCCCTTCTTTCTGATAAGGGGAGCGCAATTATCAACTATTTACTTCTGGTTGTGCAGGCGGTTCTCGCAGCGGTTCCGCTGGCCTATTCTTTTGGGTTCTTTGCAACCTGA
- a CDS encoding F0F1 ATP synthase subunit delta, translated as MPVADTSQLTSGVAERYASSLFDLALEEGAVESVTADLDRFQAMLDESDDLKRFVASPVFSADDQLKAIVAISEKAGISGFVGNFLKVVARNRRLFALPGMIKAFRVIAARQRGEISAEVTSAHALTAAQETELKAALKGVTGKDVAIAVTVDPSILGGLIVKVGSRQIDTSLRTKLSTLKLALKEVG; from the coding sequence GTGCCCGTGGCAGACACGTCCCAGCTTACTTCTGGTGTTGCAGAACGATATGCGTCCTCGCTATTCGATCTGGCGCTCGAAGAAGGTGCCGTCGAGAGCGTCACCGCAGATCTCGACCGTTTCCAGGCGATGCTGGATGAGAGCGACGACCTTAAGCGTTTCGTCGCCAGCCCGGTGTTCTCGGCTGACGATCAGCTGAAGGCTATTGTTGCCATCAGCGAAAAGGCCGGTATTTCCGGTTTTGTCGGCAACTTCCTGAAGGTCGTGGCGCGCAACCGCCGCCTGTTCGCCCTCCCGGGCATGATCAAGGCCTTCCGTGTCATCGCTGCCCGTCAGCGTGGCGAAATTTCTGCCGAGGTTACCTCGGCCCATGCGCTCACTGCAGCGCAGGAAACCGAATTGAAGGCGGCGCTGAAGGGCGTCACCGGCAAAGACGTGGCGATTGCCGTCACGGTTGATCCGTCAATTCTTGGTGGTCTGATCGTCAAGGTCGGGTCCCGTCAGATTGATACGTCGCTTCGCACCAAACTTTCTACTCTCAAGCTTGCATTGAAAGAGGTTGGCTGA